In a single window of the Leisingera daeponensis DSM 23529 genome:
- a CDS encoding CobW family GTP-binding protein: MNRLPVTIISGYLGAGKTTLINRLLAEDHGLKLAVIVNDFGAVNIDDALIQDTDGGKIALTNGCVCCTMGDDLAAALREVLNRPELPDHAVIEASGISDPVAIANSVLNETGLSYGGIVTLVDAENAQTLLNDPLIAPQAEQQIRAADLVIATKCDEISETLGAALKSAGARTPTVLNGSPVAELLFDVVPLPKGRAVAAHPSYATWQHRSRTVLDRRALGDKLADRPAGLYRMKGFVLTTGGAYELHVVGRHVEAKRCEAEETVLVGLGPADRISRDEIEAWWAA, encoded by the coding sequence ATGAACCGGTTGCCAGTAACGATTATCAGCGGGTATCTGGGTGCGGGCAAGACCACCCTGATCAACAGGCTTCTGGCCGAGGATCACGGGCTGAAGCTGGCCGTGATCGTGAATGACTTCGGCGCGGTCAATATCGACGACGCGCTGATCCAGGACACGGACGGCGGCAAGATCGCGCTCACCAATGGCTGTGTCTGCTGCACAATGGGCGACGACCTGGCAGCGGCGCTGCGGGAGGTGCTGAACCGCCCCGAACTCCCGGACCATGCGGTGATCGAAGCCAGCGGCATTTCCGACCCGGTTGCCATCGCCAATTCCGTTCTCAATGAAACCGGCCTCAGCTATGGCGGGATCGTCACCCTGGTGGATGCGGAAAATGCGCAAACGCTGCTGAACGACCCGCTGATTGCCCCCCAGGCAGAGCAGCAGATCCGCGCAGCCGATCTGGTGATCGCCACCAAATGCGATGAAATTTCCGAAACGCTCGGCGCCGCGCTGAAGTCGGCTGGCGCCCGAACCCCGACGGTTTTGAACGGCTCTCCCGTGGCGGAATTGCTGTTCGACGTGGTGCCGCTGCCCAAGGGCCGTGCGGTCGCCGCCCACCCCTCCTACGCCACCTGGCAGCACCGCAGCCGCACCGTGCTGGACCGCCGCGCGCTGGGGGACAAGCTGGCAGACCGTCCTGCCGGGCTCTACCGGATGAAGGGGTTCGTTCTGACCACCGGCGGCGCCTATGAGCTGCATGTGGTGGGCCGCCATGTCGAGGCCAAGCGCTGTGAGGCAGAGGAAACCGTTCTGGTGGGCCTGGGTCCTGCAGACCGGATTTCCCGTGACGAGATCGAAGCTTGGTGGGCGGCATAA
- a CDS encoding N-formylglutamate amidohydrolase, producing the protein MPDTAFSVISPQKLSSAVVFASPHSGTDYSDSFLAQSILGRKTIRSSEDAFVDRLFQAAPEFGAPLLTAVKPRAFLDLNRSPDELDPAVIDGVQRRGQNPRVASGLGVIPRVVANGRAIYRGKLTLAEAEQRISRYWHPYHQALKGLLEQAHRRFGQAILVDCHSMPHEAIDTMSQTGAGKPEVVLGDRFGAAADSSVVDRIEAAFAAAGLKVARNTPFAGAYIAQTYGRPSRRQHAVQIEIDRALYMDEANILPNANFGPLQKLLRQVTAEIAAIGQKELPLAAE; encoded by the coding sequence ATGCCAGATACAGCGTTTTCCGTGATTTCCCCGCAGAAACTGTCCTCTGCGGTGGTTTTTGCCTCTCCCCACAGCGGTACCGATTACAGCGATTCCTTTCTGGCACAGTCGATTCTGGGGCGGAAAACCATCCGAAGCTCGGAGGACGCTTTTGTCGACCGGCTGTTCCAGGCGGCGCCGGAGTTCGGCGCGCCGCTGCTGACTGCGGTCAAGCCGCGCGCCTTTCTGGATCTGAACCGCTCCCCCGATGAGCTGGATCCGGCGGTGATCGACGGGGTGCAGCGGCGCGGGCAGAATCCGCGGGTTGCGTCAGGCCTGGGGGTGATTCCCCGGGTGGTGGCCAACGGGCGCGCGATTTACCGCGGCAAGCTGACCCTGGCCGAGGCGGAGCAGCGGATCAGCCGTTACTGGCACCCCTACCACCAAGCGCTGAAGGGGCTGCTGGAACAGGCGCACCGGCGTTTCGGGCAGGCAATTCTGGTCGATTGCCACTCGATGCCGCATGAGGCGATCGACACCATGTCGCAAACAGGCGCGGGCAAGCCGGAAGTGGTTCTGGGCGACCGGTTCGGCGCGGCGGCGGACAGCAGCGTGGTGGACCGGATCGAGGCGGCCTTTGCCGCGGCGGGGCTGAAAGTGGCCCGCAATACGCCGTTTGCCGGGGCGTACATCGCCCAGACCTACGGCCGGCCGTCGCGGCGCCAGCACGCGGTCCAGATCGAGATCGACCGGGCGCTATACATGGATGAGGCGAACATCCTTCCCAATGCAAATTTCGGTCCGCTGCAGAAGCTGCTGCGCCAGGTGACCGCGGAGATTGCGGCGATCGGGCAGAAGGAGTTGCCGCTGGCGGCGGAGTGA
- a CDS encoding NUDIX hydrolase, with amino-acid sequence MTSAGEDFAGAKLAVFLGQNLLVIQRDDRPDIPYPGHWDLPGGGREAGETPVACALRETREEVGLVLPPELLIWSRVYQRPHGRVWFFAAHLPAAAAGDIRFGDEGQGWALMAPEAYCAHPLAVPHFAVQLRRYLEACGG; translated from the coding sequence ATGACCTCAGCAGGCGAAGATTTTGCCGGTGCCAAACTGGCGGTGTTTCTAGGGCAGAACCTGCTGGTCATCCAGCGGGATGACAGGCCTGATATTCCTTATCCGGGCCATTGGGACCTGCCGGGCGGCGGCCGTGAAGCGGGCGAAACCCCGGTAGCCTGCGCGCTGCGGGAAACACGGGAAGAGGTCGGGCTGGTGCTGCCGCCGGAGCTGCTGATCTGGTCCCGGGTCTACCAGCGGCCGCACGGGCGGGTTTGGTTCTTTGCCGCGCATCTGCCTGCGGCGGCGGCTGGCGATATCCGGTTCGGGGATGAGGGGCAGGGCTGGGCGCTGATGGCGCCGGAGGCCTATTGCGCGCACCCGCTGGCAGTGCCGCATTTCGCCGTGCAGCTGCGCCGGTATCTGGAGGCCTGCGGCGGATAG
- a CDS encoding Fe(3+) ABC transporter substrate-binding protein, with protein sequence MLKATTVLAGALTAAIATTAAAEGELNIYSSRHYDTDEQLYSEFEEATGITINRIEGNADELIARMTAEGENSPADILITVDTSRLTRAKDAGVLQSIESDVLEARVPGYLQDEDNQWFGFSQRARIIFYNKDAVANPPLTYLDLADPAYKGKVCIRSSKNTYNQTLLASIVTHHGADAARNWAEGVVSNMARDPQGGDTDQLRGLVSGECDIAVANSYYFARAIRTDVKGVSENRDQIGWLFPSQNTEGAHMNLSGGGVAMHAPNKDNAIKFLEYLASDSAQAYFSAGNDEYPAVPGVGLAPSIAALGHFKPDDVNLSEVARNLPEAQKIFNDTGWK encoded by the coding sequence ATGCTGAAAGCCACAACTGTACTGGCCGGCGCGCTGACCGCAGCCATTGCCACCACTGCCGCTGCCGAGGGCGAGCTGAACATTTACTCCTCGCGCCATTACGACACCGACGAGCAGCTCTACTCCGAGTTCGAAGAGGCCACCGGCATCACCATCAACCGCATCGAAGGCAACGCGGATGAGCTGATTGCCCGGATGACGGCCGAAGGCGAAAACTCTCCCGCCGACATTCTGATCACCGTCGACACCTCCCGCCTGACCCGGGCCAAGGACGCAGGCGTGCTGCAAAGCATCGAAAGCGATGTGCTGGAGGCCCGCGTGCCCGGCTATCTGCAGGACGAGGACAACCAGTGGTTCGGCTTCAGCCAGCGCGCCCGGATCATCTTCTATAACAAGGACGCGGTCGCCAATCCGCCGCTGACCTACCTGGACCTGGCCGACCCCGCCTATAAGGGCAAGGTTTGCATCCGCTCCTCCAAGAACACTTACAACCAGACCCTGCTGGCCTCGATCGTGACCCATCACGGCGCCGACGCGGCCCGCAACTGGGCAGAAGGCGTAGTTTCCAACATGGCGCGCGACCCCCAAGGCGGCGACACCGACCAGCTTCGCGGCCTGGTTTCCGGCGAGTGCGATATCGCCGTCGCCAACAGCTATTACTTCGCCCGCGCGATCCGCACGGATGTCAAAGGCGTGTCGGAAAACCGTGACCAGATCGGCTGGCTGTTCCCTTCGCAGAACACCGAAGGCGCGCATATGAACCTGTCCGGCGGCGGGGTCGCCATGCACGCCCCGAACAAGGACAACGCCATCAAGTTCCTGGAATACCTCGCCAGCGATTCCGCCCAAGCGTATTTCTCGGCCGGCAATGACGAATACCCGGCGGTTCCGGGCGTTGGCCTGGCCCCGTCCATCGCAGCGCTCGGCCACTTCAAGCCGGACGATGTAAACCTGTCGGAAGTCGCCCGGAACCTGCCCGAGGCGCAGAAGATCTTCAACGACACAGGCTGGAAATAA
- a CDS encoding TVP38/TMEM64 family protein codes for MTHSGRRAAFAAFLLVLLCGALAAFVLDGQVRPVEEMAAWLRSTGAWAPLVVIVLMVVHSFVPFPAEILALCAGAVFGTLLGAVLIWSGAMLGALVAFGIARGLGRKPLRAVLSGAQLRQMDAWTEERGALALLAARLIPVIAFNLINYAAGLTRVRVWTFVWTTALGILPVTLLSTWFGAQMLDMDWPVLAAVSAGLLVVLFAMHRLARPWI; via the coding sequence ATGACGCATTCCGGGCGCAGAGCGGCCTTTGCCGCATTCCTCCTCGTGCTGCTGTGCGGCGCGCTGGCGGCCTTTGTGCTGGATGGGCAGGTGCGCCCGGTTGAGGAGATGGCGGCTTGGCTGCGCAGCACAGGCGCCTGGGCACCGCTGGTGGTGATCGTTCTGATGGTGGTGCATTCCTTTGTGCCGTTTCCGGCGGAAATCCTGGCGCTGTGCGCGGGGGCGGTCTTTGGCACGCTTTTAGGGGCTGTACTGATCTGGTCAGGGGCAATGCTTGGCGCGCTGGTGGCCTTCGGGATCGCGCGCGGACTGGGGCGAAAGCCGCTGCGGGCCGTGCTGAGCGGCGCGCAGCTGCGGCAAATGGATGCCTGGACGGAGGAACGGGGCGCGCTGGCGCTGCTGGCTGCGCGCCTGATTCCGGTGATCGCCTTTAACCTGATCAATTATGCTGCCGGGCTGACCCGGGTCCGGGTTTGGACCTTTGTATGGACCACGGCGCTGGGCATTCTGCCGGTGACGCTGCTGTCCACGTGGTTCGGGGCGCAGATGCTGGATATGGACTGGCCGGTGCTGGCGGCGGTTTCAGCCGGGCTGCTTGTTGTTCTGTTTGCAATGCACCGGCTGGCGCGGCCCTGGATCTGA
- a CDS encoding DUF302 domain-containing protein, producing MKKRIAAAALALTAQTAAAQEAALYTTELAYDDVVFGLESAITNRGLVVDHVSHVGDMLERTRADVGSDVVLFQNAQVFSFCSAQLSREVMEADPMNISFCPYNIFVAQLPDTQEVTIGFRSFPEGEMQVIQDLLDGIVQEAIEE from the coding sequence GTGAAAAAGCGCATCGCCGCAGCAGCCCTCGCCCTCACCGCCCAAACCGCCGCAGCGCAGGAGGCCGCGCTCTACACCACCGAGCTGGCCTATGACGATGTGGTCTTTGGCCTGGAAAGCGCCATCACCAACCGCGGGCTGGTGGTCGACCACGTCAGCCATGTGGGCGACATGCTGGAGCGCACCCGCGCCGATGTCGGATCTGACGTGGTGCTGTTTCAGAACGCGCAGGTTTTCTCCTTCTGCTCCGCCCAGCTGTCGCGCGAGGTGATGGAGGCGGATCCGATGAATATCTCCTTCTGCCCCTATAACATCTTCGTGGCCCAGCTGCCGGACACGCAGGAGGTCACCATCGGGTTCCGCTCCTTCCCCGAGGGAGAGATGCAAGTGATCCAGGATCTGCTGGACGGCATCGTCCAGGAAGCGATCGAAGAATAA
- the ykgO gene encoding type B 50S ribosomal protein L36, translating to MKVKNSLRSLKNRHRDCRVVRRKGRVYVINKTQRKFKARQG from the coding sequence ATGAAGGTCAAGAACTCGCTCCGTTCGCTGAAGAACCGGCACCGCGACTGCCGGGTTGTGCGCCGCAAAGGCCGCGTTTACGTGATCAACAAGACCCAGCGCAAGTTCAAAGCGCGCCAGGGCTAA
- a CDS encoding DNA polymerase IV — MQALCRDCLSQILPARRCPHCSSPRIKMHEELFSLTIAHMDCDAFYASVEKRDNPELATKPVIIGGGKRGVVSTACYVARIRGVRSAMPMFQALKLCPDAVVIKPRMSVYVEVSREIRKLMNELTPDVEPLSLDEAFMDLTGTEKLHGAPPAVMLARLVKRMKDELGVTGSIGLSHNKFLAKVASDLDKPRGFSVIGKAETDDFLRDKPVRLIWGIGPAAQASLDKAGIRTFSDLLRWDREALNSRFGSMGDRLWHLARGQDRRRVSAHAPVKSISNETTFFEDTASLEVLDGHLWRLAEKVADRAKAKELAGRVVTLKLKRANHSALTRRVTLRSPTQIADRIYRTARSLLDQVGDEGPYRLLGCGISDLVPESQSDETGDLLDPQAGKRAEAERAADAIRKRFGEGAILKGRALR; from the coding sequence ATGCAAGCCCTCTGCCGAGACTGCCTGAGCCAGATCCTCCCCGCCCGGCGCTGCCCCCATTGCAGCAGCCCGCGGATCAAGATGCATGAGGAGCTGTTCTCCCTCACAATCGCCCATATGGACTGCGACGCCTTTTACGCCAGCGTCGAAAAACGCGACAATCCGGAACTAGCCACCAAGCCGGTGATCATTGGCGGCGGCAAGCGCGGGGTGGTTTCCACCGCCTGCTACGTCGCCCGCATCCGCGGCGTTCGCTCAGCCATGCCGATGTTTCAGGCGCTGAAGCTTTGTCCCGATGCAGTGGTGATAAAACCGCGGATGAGTGTTTATGTCGAGGTCAGCCGCGAGATCCGCAAGCTGATGAATGAGTTGACCCCGGATGTGGAGCCGCTGTCACTGGACGAGGCCTTTATGGACCTCACTGGCACCGAAAAACTGCACGGCGCGCCGCCTGCGGTCATGCTGGCCCGCCTGGTCAAGCGCATGAAAGACGAACTGGGCGTCACCGGCTCGATCGGGCTCAGCCACAACAAGTTCCTGGCAAAAGTCGCCTCCGACCTCGACAAGCCGCGCGGGTTTTCGGTGATCGGCAAAGCCGAGACAGACGATTTCCTGCGCGACAAACCCGTGCGCCTGATCTGGGGCATCGGCCCGGCGGCCCAGGCCAGCCTCGACAAGGCAGGCATCCGCACCTTCTCGGACCTGTTGCGCTGGGACCGCGAGGCGCTGAACAGCCGCTTCGGATCCATGGGCGACCGGCTCTGGCACCTGGCCCGCGGCCAGGACCGGCGGCGGGTCTCGGCTCATGCGCCGGTCAAATCCATCTCCAACGAGACCACCTTCTTTGAGGACACCGCCAGCCTGGAGGTGCTCGACGGCCATTTATGGCGGCTGGCGGAAAAAGTCGCCGACCGGGCCAAGGCCAAAGAGCTTGCAGGCCGGGTTGTTACCCTGAAACTGAAGCGTGCCAACCATTCGGCGCTGACCCGGCGGGTCACGCTGCGCAGCCCCACCCAGATCGCCGACCGCATCTACCGCACCGCCCGCAGCCTGCTGGACCAGGTGGGCGACGAAGGCCCCTACCGGCTGCTGGGCTGCGGGATTTCGGACCTGGTGCCCGAATCGCAGTCTGACGAGACCGGGGACCTGCTGGACCCGCAGGCCGGCAAACGGGCAGAGGCAGAACGCGCCGCGGATGCGATCCGGAAACGGTTTGGCGAAGGGGCGATTCTGAAAGGCCGCGCCCTGCGGTAG
- the clpB gene encoding ATP-dependent chaperone ClpB, whose translation MDLNKFTERARGFVQAAQTIAMREGHQRLVPEHILKALMDDDQGLASNLISRAGGQPARVAEAVDAAVTKQPKVSGDSAQIYLDGQTAKVLDEAARIAEKAGDSFVPVERLLMALCMVKSKAKEALEAGNVTAQKLNEAINDIRKGRTADSATAEEGYDALKKYARDLTEAAREGKIDPIIGRDEEIRRSMQVLSRRTKNNPVLIGEPGVGKTAIAEGMALRIINGDVPESLRDKKLLALDMGALIAGAKYRGEFEERLKAVLTEVTEAAGEIILFIDEMHTLVGAGKSDGAMDAANLIKPALARGELHCIGATTLDEYRKYVEKDAALARRFQPVMVTEPTVEDTVSILRGIKEKYELHHGVRIADAALVAAATLSNRYITDRFLPDKAIDLMDEAASRLRMQVDSKPEELDALDRQILQMQIEEEALKLEEDAASKDRLEKLQKELSDLQEQSAEMTAQWQAERDKLASARDLKEQLDRARAELDIAKREGNLAKAGELSYGVIPGLEKQLADAEQKEEQGLMVEEAVRPEQIAAVVERWTGIPTSKMLEGEREKLLRMEDELHRRVIGQNTAVTAVANAVRRARAGLNDENRPLGSFLFLGPTGVGKTELTKAVAGFLFDDEHAMVRIDMSEYMEKHSVARLIGAPPGYVGYDEGGALTEAVRRRPYQVVLFDEVEKAHPDVFNVLLQVLDDGMLTDGQGRTVDFKQTLIVLTSNLGAQALSQLPDGADASEAKRDVMDAVRAHFRPEFLNRLDETIIFDRLNRKDMDGIVEIQLARLLKRLAGRKITLEVDEAAKTWLADEGYDPVFGARPLKRVIQRALQNPLAEALLGGEIKDGDTVPVSAGSEGLIIGERLGISGRPRPDDAVVH comes from the coding sequence ATGGACTTGAACAAGTTCACGGAGCGTGCACGGGGGTTCGTGCAGGCGGCGCAGACGATTGCGATGCGCGAGGGGCACCAGCGGCTGGTGCCGGAGCATATTCTGAAAGCTTTGATGGACGACGATCAGGGGCTGGCGAGCAACCTGATCTCCCGCGCAGGCGGCCAGCCTGCACGCGTGGCGGAGGCCGTTGATGCGGCAGTCACTAAGCAGCCCAAGGTGAGCGGCGATTCCGCGCAAATCTATTTGGACGGCCAAACCGCCAAGGTGCTGGATGAGGCCGCCAGGATTGCCGAAAAGGCGGGCGACAGCTTTGTGCCGGTGGAACGGCTGCTGATGGCACTGTGCATGGTGAAATCCAAGGCCAAGGAAGCGCTGGAGGCGGGCAATGTCACCGCCCAGAAACTGAACGAGGCGATCAACGATATCCGCAAGGGGCGCACGGCCGACTCGGCAACCGCTGAGGAAGGCTATGACGCGCTGAAGAAATACGCCCGCGACCTGACGGAAGCGGCGCGCGAGGGCAAAATCGACCCGATCATCGGCCGGGACGAGGAAATCCGCCGCTCGATGCAGGTGCTGTCGCGCCGGACCAAGAACAACCCGGTGCTGATCGGTGAGCCGGGTGTGGGCAAAACCGCGATTGCCGAGGGCATGGCGCTGCGCATCATTAATGGCGATGTGCCGGAATCCCTGCGCGACAAGAAGCTGCTCGCGCTCGACATGGGTGCGCTGATCGCCGGTGCCAAATACCGCGGTGAATTCGAGGAACGTCTTAAGGCGGTGCTGACCGAAGTTACCGAGGCAGCGGGTGAGATTATTCTGTTCATTGATGAGATGCACACGCTGGTCGGCGCGGGCAAATCGGACGGCGCCATGGATGCGGCCAACCTGATCAAGCCGGCGCTGGCGCGCGGCGAGCTGCATTGCATCGGCGCCACCACGCTGGATGAATACCGTAAGTACGTTGAGAAGGACGCAGCCCTGGCCCGCCGGTTCCAGCCGGTGATGGTGACGGAGCCGACGGTGGAGGACACCGTGTCGATCCTGCGCGGCATCAAGGAGAAGTACGAGCTGCACCACGGGGTGCGCATCGCCGATGCGGCGCTGGTGGCGGCGGCGACGCTGTCGAACCGCTATATCACGGACCGCTTCCTGCCGGACAAGGCGATCGACCTGATGGACGAAGCCGCCTCCCGCCTGCGGATGCAGGTGGATTCGAAGCCGGAAGAGCTGGATGCGCTGGACCGTCAGATCCTGCAGATGCAGATCGAGGAAGAGGCGCTGAAGCTGGAGGAGGATGCTGCCTCCAAGGACCGGCTGGAAAAGCTGCAAAAGGAACTCTCGGACTTGCAAGAGCAGTCCGCGGAGATGACTGCGCAGTGGCAGGCGGAGCGCGACAAGCTGGCCTCGGCCCGCGACCTGAAGGAGCAGCTGGACCGCGCCCGCGCGGAGCTCGACATTGCCAAGCGGGAGGGCAACCTGGCCAAGGCTGGCGAGCTGTCCTATGGCGTTATCCCTGGGCTGGAGAAGCAGCTGGCCGATGCCGAGCAGAAGGAAGAGCAGGGGCTGATGGTCGAGGAAGCTGTGCGCCCTGAGCAGATCGCCGCTGTGGTTGAGCGCTGGACCGGTATTCCGACCTCCAAGATGCTAGAGGGCGAGCGCGAGAAGCTGTTGCGCATGGAAGATGAGCTGCACCGCCGGGTGATCGGCCAGAATACGGCTGTGACGGCGGTCGCCAATGCGGTGCGCCGCGCGCGTGCGGGCCTGAATGACGAGAACCGGCCGCTGGGGTCGTTCCTGTTCCTCGGTCCGACCGGCGTGGGCAAGACTGAGCTGACCAAGGCGGTTGCCGGCTTCCTGTTCGACGACGAGCACGCGATGGTGCGGATCGACATGTCGGAATATATGGAGAAGCACTCGGTCGCCCGGCTGATCGGCGCGCCTCCGGGCTATGTCGGCTATGACGAGGGCGGGGCGCTGACCGAGGCCGTTCGCCGCCGTCCCTATCAGGTGGTGCTGTTCGACGAGGTCGAAAAGGCGCATCCCGACGTGTTCAACGTGCTGCTGCAGGTGCTGGACGACGGTATGCTGACCGACGGCCAGGGCCGCACCGTCGACTTTAAGCAGACGCTGATTGTGCTGACCTCGAACCTTGGCGCGCAGGCGCTGAGCCAGCTGCCGGACGGGGCCGATGCCTCGGAGGCCAAGCGCGACGTGATGGATGCGGTGCGGGCCCACTTCCGGCCCGAGTTCCTGAACCGTCTGGATGAGACCATCATCTTCGACCGCCTGAACCGCAAGGACATGGACGGCATCGTCGAGATCCAGCTGGCCCGGCTGCTCAAGCGGCTGGCGGGGCGCAAGATCACGCTGGAGGTGGACGAAGCGGCCAAGACCTGGCTGGCGGATGAGGGGTATGACCCGGTGTTCGGCGCCCGGCCGCTGAAGCGGGTGATCCAGCGCGCGTTGCAGAACCCGCTGGCCGAGGCCCTGCTGGGCGGCGAGATCAAGGACGGCGATACCGTTCCGGTCTCGGCCGGCAGCGAGGGGCTGATCATTGGCGAGCGGCTGGGCATCAGCGGCAGGCCGCGTCCCGATGATGCCGTCGTGCATTAA
- a CDS encoding ABC transporter permease → MTAADDPIEYAPQGHRRGGRSGGGVFAVLAWLVALSCLLPMLAVALAAAFGGTETISHLAETVLPGYTLTTLALVALVALGTLAIGTGAAWLVTMTRFPGVRLLEVALVLPLAFPAYVLAYAYTHILDHPGVVQSTLRAVTGWGPRDYWFPEIRSTGGAAAMLVLVLYPYVYLLARAAFMQQSAGAFLAARALGKNAWQAFWMVSLPMARPAIASGVLLAVMETIADFGTVSYFGVQTFATGIYTSWFSLGDRGGAAQLALCLLGFALTLAVVERSTRGRAKYHHAGKHHSQMPPAELSGIKAAMAVFFCAVPVVLGFLLPAAVLSLMSLESEQNLLSRRYIGFTTNSITLAASAALLTVAAAVCLGFYQRLRPGRLSSAAAYFARLGYAVPGGVIAVGLIVPFAAFDNALDAWMREAFGIRTGLLVTGSIWLLVAAYGVRFMAAALGAYEGGQATMHTNMDAAARSLGQGPMGMLRRVHLPILTPSLLTALLIVFVDVMKELPATLIMRPFNFDTLAVQAHRLAADERLEGAAVPSLVIMAVGLLPVILICRQVGRRR, encoded by the coding sequence ATGACTGCTGCCGACGATCCCATTGAATACGCCCCGCAAGGGCACCGCCGCGGCGGCAGGAGCGGCGGCGGCGTGTTTGCCGTCCTGGCCTGGCTGGTCGCGCTGTCCTGCCTGCTGCCGATGCTGGCGGTGGCGCTGGCCGCGGCCTTTGGCGGCACCGAGACCATCAGCCACCTCGCCGAAACGGTGCTGCCGGGCTATACGCTGACGACGCTGGCGCTGGTGGCGCTGGTGGCGCTTGGCACTTTGGCCATCGGCACCGGGGCAGCCTGGCTGGTGACGATGACGCGGTTCCCCGGCGTGCGGCTCTTGGAGGTTGCGCTGGTCCTGCCGCTGGCCTTTCCGGCCTATGTGCTGGCCTATGCCTATACTCATATCCTGGATCATCCCGGCGTCGTGCAATCCACCCTGCGCGCGGTCACCGGCTGGGGGCCGCGGGACTACTGGTTCCCGGAGATCCGCTCCACCGGCGGCGCCGCGGCGATGCTGGTGCTGGTGCTGTACCCCTATGTCTACCTGCTCGCGCGGGCAGCCTTCATGCAGCAGAGCGCCGGCGCCTTCTTGGCCGCCCGGGCCCTGGGCAAGAACGCCTGGCAGGCGTTCTGGATGGTCAGCCTGCCGATGGCGCGTCCGGCCATTGCCTCGGGCGTGCTCTTGGCGGTGATGGAGACGATCGCGGACTTCGGCACGGTGTCCTATTTCGGGGTGCAGACCTTTGCCACCGGCATCTACACCAGCTGGTTCTCGCTGGGCGACCGGGGCGGGGCGGCGCAGCTGGCGCTGTGCCTGCTAGGGTTTGCCCTGACGCTGGCGGTAGTGGAGCGGTCCACCCGCGGGCGCGCGAAGTACCACCATGCCGGCAAGCATCACAGCCAGATGCCGCCGGCAGAGCTGAGCGGCATCAAGGCCGCCATGGCGGTGTTCTTTTGCGCGGTACCAGTCGTGCTGGGCTTTCTGCTGCCGGCGGCCGTGCTCTCCCTGATGAGCCTGGAGTCTGAGCAGAACCTCCTCAGCCGCCGGTACATCGGCTTCACCACCAATTCCATCACCCTGGCAGCGTCTGCGGCCTTGCTGACGGTGGCGGCCGCGGTTTGCCTGGGCTTCTACCAGCGACTGAGGCCCGGGCGGCTGTCGTCCGCAGCGGCCTATTTCGCCCGGCTGGGGTATGCAGTGCCGGGCGGGGTAATCGCGGTCGGGCTGATTGTGCCCTTCGCGGCATTTGACAACGCGCTGGATGCCTGGATGCGGGAAGCCTTCGGGATCCGTACCGGGCTGTTGGTGACCGGCTCGATCTGGCTGCTGGTTGCGGCTTACGGCGTGCGTTTCATGGCGGCGGCGCTGGGGGCGTATGAGGGCGGGCAGGCCACCATGCACACAAACATGGATGCAGCGGCGCGCTCACTTGGGCAGGGGCCGATGGGGATGTTGCGCCGGGTGCATCTGCCGATCCTCACGCCCAGCCTGCTGACCGCATTGCTGATCGTCTTTGTCGACGTGATGAAGGAGCTGCCCGCGACGCTGATCATGCGGCCCTTCAATTTCGACACGCTGGCGGTGCAGGCACACCGGCTGGCGGCGGATGAGCGGCTGGAGGGCGCCGCTGTGCCTTCTCTGGTGATCATGGCAGTTGGCTTGCTGCCGGTGATCCTGATCTGCCGCCAAGTGGGACGGCGGCGCTAG
- the pyrF gene encoding orotidine-5'-phosphate decarboxylase: MTQAPRADDRLIVAMDVPNALAGLKLAEQLGDAVSFYKIGLGMLTGGGLALANELKQEHGKRIFLDMKLFDIGATVENAVRGLAQFDLDFLTVHGDPYVVRAAKEGAAGKDLKILAVTILTSLDRQDLDGALIKAGAVQDLVLERAGNAFAAGADGVIASPQEAALIRALPAAEGKLIVTPGVRPAGADLGDQKRVATPASAIADGADHIVVGRPIWTAERPRAAAEAILSELTATARR; this comes from the coding sequence ATGACCCAAGCCCCGCGCGCCGACGACCGCCTGATTGTTGCCATGGACGTCCCTAACGCCCTGGCAGGGCTGAAGCTCGCCGAACAGCTGGGAGATGCGGTCTCTTTCTACAAGATCGGCCTTGGTATGCTGACTGGCGGCGGCCTGGCGCTGGCCAATGAGCTGAAGCAGGAGCACGGCAAGCGGATCTTCCTCGACATGAAACTGTTCGATATCGGCGCCACCGTGGAAAACGCAGTGCGGGGCCTCGCGCAGTTCGACCTCGACTTCCTCACCGTGCATGGCGACCCGTACGTGGTGCGCGCCGCCAAGGAAGGCGCGGCTGGCAAGGACCTCAAGATCCTCGCCGTCACCATCCTCACCTCTCTCGACCGTCAGGATCTGGACGGGGCGCTGATCAAGGCGGGCGCGGTGCAGGATCTGGTGCTGGAACGCGCGGGCAACGCCTTTGCCGCCGGCGCCGACGGCGTCATCGCCAGCCCGCAGGAGGCCGCGCTGATCCGCGCTCTGCCAGCGGCGGAGGGCAAGCTGATCGTCACCCCGGGCGTGCGCCCCGCCGGAGCGGACTTGGGCGACCAGAAGCGCGTCGCCACCCCGGCGTCCGCCATTGCAGACGGCGCAGACCATATCGTCGTGGGCCGCCCGATCTGGACAGCAGAAAGACCCCGCGCCGCGGCTGAGGCCATCCTGTCCGAACTGACCGCAACCGCGCGGCGCTGA